In the Malassezia vespertilionis chromosome 1, complete sequence genome, one interval contains:
- a CDS encoding uncharacterized protein (BUSCO:EOG09262UAS; COG:H; EggNog:ENOG503NVZX) codes for MRSCTALRSASTFARGPHDPFNALTAVFPRSEKSEGLLAQWSVSIKENICMQNVPATCSSKFLLDYKSPFDAAVVQHLRNAGAHLTSRTNCDEFGMGGLNVHSHFGPVANPAVYEDMQEPDFAKFKPRSPGGSSGGAGAAVRAGLCRVAIGTDTGGSVRLPASYCGVYGLKPSYGMVSRWGVISYGDSLDHVGIIARSIPDIRTTLRAISHDDGRDATCTPAPLRSALEASNKIKIAQFGKVAQQPLHGLRVGIPREMFPEEMNPGIADATDQTLDALQALGATLIPFDAPSLVHAVGAYYVLALAEASSSMARFDGMQYGAGTEALATYRETIAANRGAGFGDEVRKRILLGTYALTADAMNSYYMRAKSIRAVLEAQVRGIWSTPDLRSTMHLNGQGIDVVVHPTALQGAPLLGKPTDAEYAQDVMTVPGNLTGLPVLSAPAHATLRGSDGARLPIGISFTAQWGYEHFLLHIVELLQARNNVFAQLH; via the coding sequence ATGCGttcgtgcacggcgctgcgcagtgcgtcgactttcgcgcgcggcccgCATGATCCATTTAACGCCTTGACGGCCGTGTTTCCGCGCTCTGAGAAATCAGAGGGCTTGCTCGCACAATGGTCCGTGAGCATCAAAGAGAATATTTGTATGCAAAATGTACCGGCGACGTGCTCCAGCAAGTTCTTGTTGGATTATAAGTCGCCCTTTGATGCGGCGGTTGTTCAGCACTTGCGTAATGCTGGTGCACATCTTACATCCCGCACCAACTGTGACGAGTTTGGCATGGGTGGCCTCAATGTGCACTCCCACTTTGGACCTGTTGCCAATCCTGCCGTATACGAGGATATGCAAGAGCCCGACTTTGCCAAGTTTAAACCTCGCTCTCCCGGCGGCAGCTCTGGCGGTGCAGGTGCGGCAGTGCGTGCCGGGCTGTGCCGTGTCGCGATCGGCACCGACACAGGAGGGTCTGTGCGTCTACCTGCATCGTACTGCGGCGTCTATGGACTTAAGCCGTCCTATGGGATGGTCAGCAGGTGGGGAGTCATTTCCTACGGCGACTCTCTCGATCATGTAGGAATCATTGCGCGCAGTATTCCTGATATTCGCACGACTTTACGCGCTATATCGCACGACGATGGCCGCGACGCAACGtgcacgccagcgccattgcgcagcgcgctggaGGCATCGAACAAAATCAAGATTGCCCAGTTTGGCAAGGTTGCTCAGCAACCTCTTCACGGGCTCCGTGTTGGCATTCCTCGCGAGATGTTCCCTGAAGAGATGAATCCGGGTATTGCGGACGCCACCGATCAAACACTCGACGCCTTACaagcgctcggcgccacGCTCATTCCATTTGATGCGCCTTCTTTGGTGCATGCTGTAGGAGCTTATTACGTGCTTGCGTTAGCCGAGGCAAGCAGCAGTATGGCGCGCTTTGATGGGATGCAGTACGGCGCTGGcaccgaggcgctcgccaCCTACCGCGAGACGATTGCAGCGaaccgcggcgctgggttTGGCGACGAAGTGCGCAAACGCATTCTCCTCGGCACGTATGCACTTACCGCAGATGCAATGAACAGCTATTATATGCGTGCGAAATCCATTCGCGCGGTACTTGAGGCGCAGGTGCGAGGGATATGGTCCACGCCTGATTTGCGAAGTACAATGCACTTGAATGGACAGGGGATCGATGTGGTTGTGCATCCAACGGCACTGCAAGGTGCGCCATTGCTTGGAAAGCCCACCGACGCCGAGTATGCACAAGATGTAATGACGGTGCCCGGAAATCTCACCGGATTGCCTGTTCTTTCTGCACCGGCACACGCAACGTTAAGGGGAAGCGACGGTGCGCGTCTCCCCATTGGCATTTCTTTCACTGCGCAGTGGGGATACGAACATTTTTTATTACACATTGTTGAGCTACTACAAGCGCGGAACAATGTTTTTGCGCAACTTCATTAA
- a CDS encoding uncharacterized protein (EggNog:ENOG503NXK5; COG:S) has translation MATVPEAMPPLQSVSLESPEYAVLVQTLNPGMHTKCFRMGGLATGDMLLDDVAVAMELGSVDKSLLRLTTRGGRTMHEHDRIVDFAELGHFVELEVRVRLLGGKGGFGNMLRAQGGRMSARRKDGNTDACRDLQGRRIRTVNEAQALAEYIANEPERQAALDTKQKAKYAKLERMLGRAPKTKVDFEEAATKLDDAGEGLGGAPEAGPARAPKRKERLDDHDYVEQSRELVENARSAVASAMKKRKGKKRVGPGDGAVRASSG, from the coding sequence ATGGCGACGGTGCCCGAGGCCATGCCGCCTTTGCAAAGTGTGTCATTGGAATCGCCAGAGTATGCAGTACTTGTGCAGACGTTGAATCCGGGAATGCACACAAAGTGTTTTCGTATGGGCGGTTTGGCTACCGGAGACATGCTTTTGGACGATGTCGCCGTTGCGATGGAATTAGGGTCTGTCGACAAGTCGCTCCTTCGCCTCAcaacgcgcggcggccgcacTATGCACGAACATGATCGAATTGTTGATTTTGCGGAGCTTGGCCATTTTGTGGAGCTTGaggtgcgtgtgcgtctCCTTGGCGGCAAAGGAGGCTTTGGGAATATGCTGCGTGCCCAAGGCGGCCGCATGAGTGCGCGGAGAAAAGACGGGAATACAGACGCATGCCGGGATTTGCAAGGGCGACGGATCCGCACTGTGAAtgaggcgcaggcgcttgcaGAGTACATTGCCAACGAGCCTGAACGCCAGGCAGCGCTTGACACGAAACAGAAAGCCAAGTATGCAAAActggagcgcatgctcgggcgcgcgccaaaaacAAAAGTGGACTTTGAAGAAGCTGCGACGAAACTTGATGATGCCGGTGAAGggcttggcggcgcgcctgaAGCGGGCCCTGCGCGTGCACCCAAGCGTAAAGAACGGCTTGACGACCATGACTACGTGGAACAAAGCCGTGAACTTGTAGAGaatgcgcgcagtgccgtTGCGAGTGCGATGAAAAAACGCAAAGGCAAGAAGCGAGTGGGCCCAGGCGACGGGGCCGTGCGTGCGAGCTCTGGGTAG
- a CDS encoding uncharacterized protein (EggNog:ENOG503P604; COG:S) produces the protein MSIGCAADRPRLIIPPKRKTSATEESFEKWREEFGADDAPSAALEPALPLSAEITQCPYCQEPVDNPSRKLKRMLHYWEQRSCYGHVLRPTDTIAVCQQHRDERSVLPAGQQRGWPCHVDFKALRRRITHPKKRYMRILEDCIICPEQSIYFQSAARQHAEKGKKVLASAHELDRRELFTDIVHTAYVQDPLLPSLDLRNPSMLQKIQPLGACEFVDHVLVPELACMLIQDDMGGKEAGIELAHARQVQNESHKFGVAMYPSDACGPAQNTRRASGSWVGASPKRARQHSMDKNAYTRTLYVQQTLDGMRRSTRIQQVGQHITVESDSEEEKGSAASQTWHQQRLHLPRLHAASERPAPLPGKHNHDI, from the exons ATGAGCATCGGCTGCGCGGCCGACCGACCGCGCCTAATCATCCCGCCGAAGCGCAAAACTTCGGCGACGGAGGAGTCGTTTGAAAAATGGCGCGAAGAATTTGGGGCTGATGATgcaccaagcgccgctttggaGCCGGCACTGCCGCTGAGTGCCGAAATCACGCAATGCCCATACTGCCAAGAGCCTGTGGACAATCCATCGCGCAAATTAAAGCGCATGTTGCACTACTGGGAGCAGCGATCATGCTACGGGCATGTATTGCGTCCAACTGATACGATTGCAGTGTGCCAGCAGcaccgcgacgagcgctCCGTGCTTCCTGCGGGACAACAGCGCGGCTGGCCGTGTCACGTTGACTTCAAGGCATTGCGGCGGCGAATCACACACCCAAAAAAGCGGTACATGCGCATTTTGGAAGACTGTATTATTTGCCCAGAGCAAAGCATCTACTTTCAATCTGCAGCTCGACAGCACGCTGAGAAAGGGAAAAAAGTACTTGCGAGTGCCCACGAGCTCGATA GACGCGAACTGTTTACGGATATTGTGCACACAGCGTACGTACAGGACCCGCTGCTCCCGTCGCTCGACTTGCGCAATCCCAGTATGCTGCAGAAAATACAGCCGTTGGGTGCTTGTGAATTTGTGGATCACGTCCTTGTTCCTGAGCTTGCATGCATGCTAATTCAAGACGATATGGGCGGCAAAGAAGCAGGTATtgagcttgcgcatgcgcgccaagtcCAGAACGAAAGCCACAAGTTTGGTGTCGCAATGTATCCCAGCGACGCTTGTGGGCCTGCACAAAACACACGACGGGCATCCGGTAGCTGGGTGGGTGCATCTCcgaagcgtgcgcggcagcatTCCATGGACAAAAACGCGTACACACGCACACTTTACGTTCAACAGACGCTCGACGGGATGCGTCGCTCGACGCGTATCCAGCAAGTCGGTCAGCACATCACTGTTGAAAGCGACTCGGAGGAGGAAAAAGGGAGTGCGGCATCTCAGACATGGCACCAACAACGTCTGCACCTACCGCGTCTGCATGCAGCATCCGAGCGACCAGCGCCTTTGCCAGGAAAACACAATCATGATATATAG
- a CDS encoding uncharacterized protein (EggNog:ENOG503P4QX; COG:S): protein MHPKVHWRFMATERDANVSMGDPAEDEAQRFLNMGTKALEVGDLEKAMGEYRNSIRAHENASAYYNLGVCQYQERDLEGAIASWNDALRLAPESPDVHTNLASAYIMSMPSRADLAVEHLRTAAAQSPGDPEIHFNLGAVLEACEMLEEALVEYQRAVEGGIDRAKENVRNCMAKLMTAKLAVEKHEKEGGKNDA from the exons ATGCACC CAAAAGTGCACTGGCGATTTATGGCGACAGAGCGTGATGCAAATGTGAGCATGGGCGATCCCGCGGAggacgaagcgcagcgGTTCCTCAACATGGGCACCAAGGCACTGGAAGTGGGTGACTTGGAGAAGGCAATGGGAGAATATCGTAACAGTATCCGCGCACATGAGAATGCGTCTGCGTACTACAATCTAGGCGTGTGTCAGTACCAGGAGCGCGACCTAGAAGGTGCGATTGCGTCATGGaatgatgcgctgcgccttgcccCTGAGAGTCCTGATGTGCACACAAATTTGGCTTCTGCGTACATTATGTCCATGCCCAGTCGGGCGGACCTTGCCGTGGAGCATttgcgcaccgctgcagcacagaGCCCCGGCGACCCCGAGATCCACTTTAAcctcggcgccgtgctcgaaGCATGCGAAATGCTAGAAGAAGCACTGGTCGAGTACCAACGCGCCGTAGAGGGTGGTATTGATCGTGCCAAGGAAAATGTGCGCAACTGCATGGCGAAACTGATGACTGCAAAACTGGCGGTTGAAAAGCATGAGAAGGAGGGCGGCAAAAACGATGCATAA
- a CDS encoding uncharacterized protein (EggNog:ENOG503NVKQ; BUSCO:EOG09261OIF; COG:E; MEROPS:MER0026494) → MTDNRSKFVKYIESHQQDLINILAEAIAIPSVSGDASYRPEVLRMGKWLHEKLGALGAQTELFELGRQNLDGHDIELPPVIVAKYGNDPAKKTILVYGHYDVQPALKSDGWDTEPFSLHVSEATGKLVGRGATDDKGPVLGWLNVIEAHRALGLDLPVNLQLCLEGMEESGSVGLDEFVERNAKTLFKDVDAVCISDNYWLGTTKPCITHGLRGVAYFKLTVHGPAADLHSGVFGGMIHEPMTDLVHVMASLVTPDAKIAIPGIYDQVAPLTPEERKRFEVMEFSISDVDNSTGSKSTVSEDKVEVLMSRMRYPSLSLHGIEGAFAEPGSKTVIPAKVTGKFSIRLVPDMEPETCVDCVRKHVESEFAKLHSKNTIKLEPDHPGKPWTVDPNHWNYEAATRATELIYGVKPDLTREGGSIPITLTFADALGKNVLLLPMGRADDGAHSTNEKLDLSNYVKGTELLGTYLYEVA, encoded by the coding sequence ATGACCGACAACCGGAGCAAGTTTGTAAAGTACATTGAATCGCACCAGCAAGACCTGATCAATATTTTGGCCGAGGCAATTGCTATTCCTAGTGTTTCTGGTGACGCGTCCTACCGCCCcgaggtgctgcgcatgggcAAGTGGCTCCACGAAAAACTtggcgcacttggcgcacagacgGAGCTGTTTGAGCTTGGCCGCCAGAACTTGGACGGACATGATATCGAACTCCCCCCCGTGATTGTGGCCAAGTATGGAAACGATCCGGCAAAGAAAACTATTCTTGTGTACGGTCACTACGATGTGCAGCCCGCACTCAAATCCGACGGCTGGGACACGGAGCCATTCTCGCTGCATGTGAGCGAGGCTACCGGAAAGCTTGtgggccgcggcgccaccGACGACAAAGGCCCTGTTCTTGGCTGGTTAAACGTGATTGAGGCACACAGAGCACTTGGCCTAGATTTACCAGTCAATCTCCAGCTTTGTCTAGAGGGTATGGAAGAGAGTGGTTCTGTCGGGTTGGATGAATTTGTTGAGCGCAATGCCAAGACGTTGTTCAAAGACGTGGATGCCGTGTGTATTTCAGACAACTACTGGCTTGGCACAACGAAGCCGTGCATTACGCACGGACTCCGCGGTGTTGCCTACTTTAAGCTTACCGTGCACGGCCCGGCTGCAGACCTGCACTCAGGCGTGTTTGGTGGCATGATCCACGAGCCCATGACTGATCTGGTCCACGTAATGGCTTCCCTTGTCACGCCCGATGCTAAAATTGCCATCCCTGGTATCTACGACCAGGTTGCGCCGCTCACAcccgaggagcgcaagcgttTCGAAGTCATGGAATTCTCTATTTCTGATGTGGACAACTCGACTGGAAGCAAGTCTACGGTGAGTGAGGATAAGGTGGAGGTGCTTATGAGCCGCATGCGCTACCCCAGCTTGAGCCTGCACGGCATCGAAGGCGCATTTGCCGAACCCGGTTCCAAGACCGTCATTCCAGCCAAAGTTACGGGCAAGTTTAGTATCCGACTTGTGCCCGACATGGAGCCCGAAACTTGTGTGGATTGTGTGCGTAAGCACGTCGAGTCCGAATTTGCCAAATTACACTCGAAGAACACGATTAAGCTCGAGCCCGATCATCCGGGCAAACCATGGACCGTGGATCCAAACCACTGGAACTACGAGGCGGCAACCCGTGCAACCGAGTTGATTTACGGCGTGAAACCAGACCTCACTCGCGAGGGTGGCTCGATTCCCATTACGCTCACGTttgccgatgcgctcggAAAAAATGTGCTGCTTTTGCCCATGGGCCGCGCAGATGACGGCGCACACTCTACTAACGAAAAGCTTGACCTGAGCAATTATGTTAAAGGCACAGAGCTTTTGGGCACATACCTGTACGAAGTTGCGTAA
- a CDS encoding uncharacterized protein (COG:F; COG:I; TransMembrane:5 (o31-50i57-74o94-113i134-157o163-180i); EggNog:ENOG503P5Y9) yields MLSSILNLEALAAYDLTHVQYSIADPWGPTWALITLMPVFMLAVYFGVLLQRRELTYANALVGQFACEFVNSKLKRSIRQARPTPFLGQGYGMPSSHAQFCGFFFAFWVLHYLHHPPLPLPGRSRPMWCRYMDFAAMLSIIVIITGLTCYSRVYLMYHTLEQVYVGCSIGIAMGAMYYMLTERMPRRAKHDSLLMHFRKFLYTNYFARMLCLRDSWTVYPDGPIEIEYSQWLTNFQAWTKPPACTALQGSANAHLSLMLDALAQADLCIAVPTAFSVGCVIAADAAQMRNPSMDLDVIEALAPYSLFTGYSRELPGNTHAEECALEKLARYAASTPDAQSKLAREKSSKRTPLSLFMYTTMEPCSERLSGNAPCVDRIVRFNEARHVTSAAWLAKGTGLENSSCGALKPSMCDGSLRPITVVLVVQGVREPQDFVQCQGQRVLRGNGVDVISATPRALPATLGLKLPPLTSISMRVSEGINWLEDACLRMAKKGHKT; encoded by the coding sequence ATGCTGTCGTCTATTTTAAAcctcgaggcgcttgcggcgtaTGATCTTACACATGTGCAATACTCTATAGCTGATCCATGGGGCCCGACATGGGCACTGATTACGCTTATGCCAGTCTTTATGCTTGCCGTGTACTTTGGCGTCcttctgcagcggcgcgagcttACGTATGCCAACGCGCTCGTTGGGCAATTTGCGTGTGAGTTCGTAAACAGCAAGCTCAAGAGGAGCATTCGGCAGGCGCGCCCGACGCCGTTTCTGGGCCAAGGATATGGAATGCCTTCGTCGCATGCACAGTTTTGCggctttttttttgcttTCTGGGTCCTTCATTACCTGCATCACCCGCCCTTGCCTCTACCGGGACGTTCGCGTCCAATGTGGTGCCGCTACATGGATTTTGCAGCAATGTTGAGCATAATAGTGATTATCACGGGCTTGACGTGCTACTCCCGCGTCTACCTCATGTACCATACGCTCGAGCAAGTGTATGTGGGGTGCTCTATTGGCATTGCTATGGGTGCCATGTACTATATGTTAACGGAACGCATGCCACGCCGTGCAAAGCATGACTCACTTTTAATGCATTTCCGCAAGTTTTTGTATACAAAttattttgcgcgcatgctttgTTTGCGCGATAGCTGGACGGTCTATCCCGATGGTCCTATTGAGATTGAGTATTCGCAATGGCTCACAAATTTCCAGGCATGGACAAAGCCCCCGGCGTGCACTGCACTGCAAGGATCGGCGAATGCGCACCTGAGTCTTATgcttgatgcgctcgcgcaggcAGATCTGTGCATTGCCGTACCCACCGCATTTTCTGTTGGATGCGTGATTGCCGCTGATGCTGCACAGATGCGTAATCCATCCATGGATCTCGACGTAATTGAAGCACTAGCGCCATATTCTTTGTTTACTGGATACTCGCGCGAGCTGCCAGGTAATACACACGCAGAGGAATGTGCACTTGAAAAACTTGCGCGCTACGCTGCGAGCACACCCGACGCACAGAGcaaactcgcgcgcgagaaaaGCTCTAAGCGCACGCCGTTGTCACTCTTTATGTACACCACCATGGAACCGTGCTCGGAGCGTTTGAGTGGAAATGCTCCCTGCGTCGATCGGATTGTGCGCTTTAACGAGGCACGTCATGTCACATCTGCTGCTTGGCTTGCCAAAGGCACTGGTTTGGAGAATTCTTCGTGTGGTGCATTGAAGCCATCTATGTGCGATGGCAGTTTGCGCCCCATCACCGTTGTTCTCGTTGTCCAGGGTGTAAGGGAGCCGCAAGATTTTGTCCAGTGCCAGGGTCAGcgtgttttgcgcggcAATGGCGTCGATGTAATTTCTGCAACACCGCGTGCATTGCCGGCTACGCTCGGACTCAAATTGCCGCCGCTCACATCGATCAGCATGCGTGTGAGCGAAGGGATCAATTGGCTTGAGGATGCATGTCTGCGCATGGCCAAGAAAGGCCACAAAACATAG
- the LEU5 gene encoding coenzyme A transporter (TransMembrane:2 (i124-142o196-218i); COG:C; EggNog:ENOG503NW5S) translates to MTTSAPSAPNKGRVRRQDWDYILRSGLSGGIAGCAAKTAIAPLDRVKILFQAANPEFKNYSGRWLGVVHAARRIVRQQGFAALYQGHTATLLRIFPYAAIKYMTYDMLHATLMPTSQSETSTKLFLAGSLSGVLSVFVTYPLELIRVRLAFDTKIVHHQGSLRFIISSIFHEGTQQHESRSSGVSELLYRFPLLKFYRGFFATVLGMIPYAGTSFLVFGQCKSFMYRTFLYCDSHGAPLRDKRGKNPLFNVSRSAVDLASGAIAGAISQTASYPLEVVRRRQQVSGILSPERMLSLGDTIKWIYNTSGIRGFYTGLSIGYIKVVPMTAISYAVWFGMKRQLGIL, encoded by the exons ATGacgacaagcgcgccgagcgcgccgaataAAGGGCGCGTACGCCGCCAGGATTGGGACTATATACTACGTAGTGGGCTTTCCGGAGGCATTGCCGGGTGTGCT GCGAAAACGGCGATTGCCCCACTCGACCGCGTCAAGATTCTTTTCCAAGCGGCGAACCCAGAGTTTAAGAATTATAGCG GCCGGTGGCTCGGTGTTGTCCATGCCGCAAGACGGATCGTGCGGCAGCAAggctttgctgcgctgtACCAGGGCCAcacagcgacgctgctgcgcatctTTCCCTACGCCGCCATCAAATACATGACATACGATATGCTGCACGCAACTTTGATGCCTACATCCCAAAGCGAGACGTCCACAAAATTGTTCCTTGCCGGCAGTCTCTCTGGTGTGCTCTCCGTTTTTGTCACATACCCACTCGAATTGATTCGCGTACGGCTTGCTTTTGATACCAAAATTGTACACCACCAAggcagcttgcgcttcatCATCTCCTCCATCTTCCACGAAGGTACACAACAACATGAGTCCCGTTCTTCCGGTGTATCTGAACTCCTGTACCGATTCCCACTTTTGAAATTTTACCGCGGCTTTTTCGCTACGGTGCTGGGGATGATTCCATATGCAGGGACGTCGTTCTTGGTGTTTGGCCAGTGCAAGTCGTTTATGTACCGCACATTTCTTTACTGCGACtcccatggcgcgccgcttcgcgACAAGCGGGGCAAAAATCCGCTATTCAACGTGAGTCGCAGTGCTGTGGATCTGGCATCCGGCGCAATTGCAGGCGCAATATCACAAACGGCGTCGTACCCACTTGAGGTTGTCCGTCGTAGGCAGCAAGTTAGCGGGATCCTCTCTCCAGAGCGCATGCTCTCGCTTGGAGATACGATCAAATGGATTTACAACACGTCGGGGATCCGCGGCTTTTATACAGGTTTGTCGATTGGGTACATCAAAGTCGTGCCTATGACGGCCATCAGCTACGCTGTATGGTTTGGTATGAAACGGCAGCTGGGCATCCTATAG
- the srs2 gene encoding DNA helicase (COG:L; EggNog:ENOG503NUJR), giving the protein MSNADTLRRLALDSLSPSQRHAAVWDPERPLQILAGPGSGKTRVLTMRAAWLVLGDADRRPIKPENCVVVTFTNRAAREMRSRISAYIGPSMTDRLLLGTFHALCVKFLRRYGRLVGLANNFTICDSDDSCVPRHANNSIRIIKGVIEQQADMLKESGVTIKAEEARTEISRAKARLQTAEAFRKACPNAPGNMDRHTAMANVYKDYELYLRGSKACDFDDLLLYAERLFCLHPGVCSKIEHVLVDEFQDTNAIQYALMQRLSAASGRVSIVGDPDQSIYSWRNAEVSNLEKMVHDFSGIKRIYLEENFRSTGAILDASLKVVQQDRMRINKGLYTAQAEGAPVTFRTFDTELEETEYVALEIERQMQLARPMLRYADFCILLRFNALSRGFEAALRRRRIPYRMLGGQQFFDRVEIKDLVAYLRVLDNPAYAPGLLRILNVPKRGIGKATISAVSGLASAQRIPIYSVLEQISARTSELSVHGRALYGIDTFVSVMNKLRERVQQGLSVNELLTCVIEVTEYKTYLEREGDFASRWENVRELLTFAALCAGDDEREELYLPPKRTKLDPEEQEEEPTPLRTFLESSALATDRTDDDTNDKVTIATCHAAKGLEWPIVFVAAVEDGTFPFYRSTTPEMIAEERRLLYVAMTRAASNLYLCSTKRRMMAGEWRNQKVSMFVTPLIPCSRGGTGLSAPTKTDAVMWCFTSPLIQDFLHTTARILQRSVPSEEVLQQNRIEYKFSDTCTSLDKLDACRNAALQWRSEMGNVGLPSKSGFLSALNSLGSAALQHGSNLGMRSTHAAPADLQQSHGHRRSMSSTTQNASSAAPQAHPLARFTSNNTAPQRKRALGMVRRRAGPGLSWPPQKH; this is encoded by the coding sequence ATGAGCAATGCGGATACGCTTCGgcggctcgcgctcgataGCCTTTCGCCGTCGCAGCGGCATGCGGCTGTATGGGACCCTGAAAGGCCGCTGCAGATCTTGGCGGGCCCTGGCTCTGGCAAGACGCGGGTGTTgacaatgcgcgctgcatggctTGTGCTGGGTGATGCGGACCGACGCCCGATCAAGCCAGAGAACTGTGTGGTGGTGACATTTACGAATAGGGCAGCGAGGGAGATGCGCAGTAGGATTAGTGCGTACATTGGCCCGTCCATGACGGATCGGCTTTTGCTCGGCACATTTCACGCGCTCTGTGTCAAGTTTCTGCGCAGGTATGGACGTCTTGTAGGCTTGGCGAACAATTTTACTATTTGCGACTCGGATGATTCGTGCGTACCTAGACATGCTAACAATAGCATACGGATTATAAAAGGCGTGATTGAACAGCAAGCAGACATGCTCAAAGAGAGCGGCGTGACCATCAAGGCCGAGGAGGCCAGAACCGAAAtttcgcgcgccaaagcacgGCTGCAGACTGCCGAGGCGTTTCGCAAAGCGTGCCCAAATGCGCCAGGCAACATGGATCGGCATACGGCAATGGCAAATGTGTACAAGGATTACGAGCTGTACCTGCGCGGTAGCAAAGCGTGTGACTTTGACGATTTGTTACTGTACGCCGAGCGGCTTTTTTGCCTGCACCCTggcgtgtgcagcaagATAGAGCATGTGCTTGTGGACGAGTTTCAAGATACGAATGCTATACAATACGCGCTTATGCAGCGTCTTTCTGCGGCGTCCGGACGCGTTAGCATCGTCGGCGATCCGGACCAGAGCATCTACAGCTGGCGGAATGCCGAGGTGAGTAATTTGGAGAAAATGGTTCACGACTTTTCTGGAATAAAGCGCATCTATTTGGAGGAAAATTTTCGGAGCACGGGTGCAATTCTCGATGCCTCGCTCAAGGTTGTGCAACAGGATCGCATGCGAATCAACAAGGGCTTGTATACTGCACAGGCTGAAGGAGCGCCAGTCACTTTTCGCACGTTTGATACAGAGCTGGAAGAGACCGAGTATGTGGCGCTGGAAATAGAGCGCCAaatgcagcttgcgcgcccCATGCTCCGCTACGCCGACTTTTGCATATTATTGCGCTTCAACGCGCTCAGCCGTGGCTTcgaagcagcgctgcgtaGACGGCGCATTCCTTATCGCATGCTTGGCGGCCAACAGTTTTTTGATCGTGTGGAAATCAAGGATTTGGTCGCTTACTTACGCGTGCTCGATAACCCAGCCTATGCTCCTGGCTTGTTGCGCATCTTGAATGTCCCAAAACGCGGTATTGGAAAGGCAACGATCAGTGCAGTGAGTGGACTTGCCtcagcgcagcgcatacCCATTTACTcggtgctcgagcagatTTCCGCGCGCACCTCCGAATTGTCAGTTCACGGCAGGGCGCTTTATGGCATCGACACTTTTGTTTCTGTAATgaacaagctgcgcgagcgcgtccagcAAGGACTGTCTGTGAATGAACTGCTAACATGTGTTATCGAAGTAACGGAGTACAAGACATATTTGGAACGCGAGGGAGAttttgcgtcgcgctgggaaaatgtgcgcgagctgctaACTTTTGCAGCGTTGTGTGCGGGTGACGATGAGCGTGAAGAGCTCTACCTGCCTCCCAAACGTACAAAGCTCGATCCAGAGGAGCAGGAGGAAGAgcccacgccgctgcgcacgtttCTCGAGTCGAGTGCGCTTGCAACGGATAGGACCGACGATGATACAAACGATAAAGTAACCATTGCGACGTGCCATGCCGCAAAAGGCCTTGAATGGCCCATCGTATTTGTCGCTGCTGTAGAGGACGGCACGTTTCCTTTTTACCGATCCACCACGCCGGAAATGATTGCTGAAGAGCGGCGGCTTTTGTACGTCGCCAtgacgcgcgccgcctctAACCTGTATCTTTGCAGCACAAAGCGTCGAATGATGGCTGGCGAATGGAGGAACCAGAAGGTGAGCATGTTTGTTACCCCACTCATTCCTTGTTCCCGGGGCGGGACTGGTTTGAGTGCGCCTACAAAGACAGATGCTGTGATGTGGTGCTTTACATCGCCGCTCATCCAAGATTTTCTTCATACTACTGCGCGTATTCTCCAGCGTTCGGTACCTAGCGAAGAAGTACTGCAGCAGAACCGGATTGAGTACAAGTTTTCCGACACGTGTACATCTCTCGATAAACTCGATGCATGTCGTAACGCTGCTTTGCAATGGCGCTCCGAAATGGGCAATGTCGGGCTTCCAAGCAAAAGCGGGTTTCTGAGCGCACTCAACTCCCTCGGCTCGGCAGCGTTGCAGCATGGGTCGAATCTTGGCATGCGCTCAacacacgccgcgccggcTGATCTCCAGCAAAGTCATGGCCACCGACGGTCAATGTCAAGCACGACACAAAACGCGAgcagtgctgcgccgcaagcgcatccgcttgcgcgctttaCATCCAACAACACAGctccgcagcgcaagcgagcACTGGGTATGGTGCGTCGTCGGGCTGGCCCAGGCCTGAGCTGGCCACCCCAGAAGCATTAG